A single window of Vigna unguiculata cultivar IT97K-499-35 chromosome 1, ASM411807v1, whole genome shotgun sequence DNA harbors:
- the LOC114180464 gene encoding uncharacterized protein LOC114180464 isoform X2 produces MDLFLLGVTEFVALNRMNLRACQLLFRKGGGTAAHLMLDLWPSLQLDGWEIDQILIDKVRDYFGLSDLEKKTEDGGVLNIHVGDVFVPSKDLHGRYAGIIVDLFADGKVLPQLQEVSTWLQLQERLMANGRFMVNCGGVGGGPSATGPETLLSGKSWLLNPAMKALSEAFPGQVSWKRMPKEYGANFMALTGPLPDLNSWSASVPSPLSQSVKNWRPL; encoded by the exons ATGGACTTGTTCTTATTGG GGGTTACTGAATTTGTTGCATTAAACAGGATGAATTTGCGAGCTTGCCAGCTGTTGTTCCGAAAG GGTGGTGGAACTGCAGCTCATCTGATGCTTGACTTATGGCCTTCACTGCAACTTGATGGCTGGGAGATTGATCAAATT TTGATTGATAAAGTGAGAGATTATTTTGGCTTATCTGATCTGGAGAAGAAAACAGAAGATGGCGGGGTTTTAAATATTCATGTTGGTGATGTCTTCGTTCCCTCAAAGGATCTTCACGGAAGATATGCTG GCATTATAGTTGACTTGTTCGCTGATGGAAAAGTTTTACCTCAGCTACAAGAG GTTAGTACATGGTTGCAATTACAAGAGAGGTTGATGGCCAATGGTCGCTTCATGGTAAAttgtggtggtgttggtggtgggCCAAGTGCCACTGGTCCTGAAACTTTGTTAAGTGGTAAATCATGGTTATTAAATCCAGCTATGAAAGCACTATCCGAAGCATTTCCTGGACAA GTAAGTTGGAAGAGAATGCCAAAGGAATATGGTGCCAATTTTATGGCACTAACAGGACCATTGCCTGATTTGAACTCTTGGTCAGCTAGTGTCCCTTCTCCTCTGAGCCAAAGTGTGAAGAATTGGAGACCTTTGTGA
- the LOC114180464 gene encoding uncharacterized protein LOC114180464 isoform X1 — protein MIGCALSLTNVLPPSHLSIHIKFKSFAFSIAATHSLIPTPKPSLLLSINHSKSNSHFSFSVAAQQPQQVQPGEEENIQLVSAIKTDYNDILIVDTPKARMLLLDSSYSVHSLLYHGSKWTCSYWDEFASLPAVVPKGPIAILGLGGGTAAHLMLDLWPSLQLDGWEIDQILIDKVRDYFGLSDLEKKTEDGGVLNIHVGDVFVPSKDLHGRYAGIIVDLFADGKVLPQLQEVSTWLQLQERLMANGRFMVNCGGVGGGPSATGPETLLSGKSWLLNPAMKALSEAFPGQVSWKRMPKEYGANFMALTGPLPDLNSWSASVPSPLSQSVKNWRPL, from the exons ATGATAGGGTGTGCATTGTCCTTGACCAATGTGCTGCCTCCTTCCCATTTGAGCATACACATCAAGTTCAAGTCTTTTGCTTTCTCCATTGCTGCAACTCACTCTCTCATCCCAACACCAAAACCCTCTCTTCTCCTCTCAATCAATCATTCAAAGTCCAATTCACACTTCTCATTTTCTGTTGCTGCTCAACAGCCACAACAAGTACAACCCGGTGAAGAAGAGAACATTCAACTGGTCTCAGCTATCAAAACTGATTACAATGACATACTCATAGTGGACACCCCAAAGGCTAGAATGTTACTCCTTGATTCATCTT ACAGTGTTCACAGTCTTCTTTACCATGGGTCAAAATGGACTTGTTCTTATTGG GATGAATTTGCGAGCTTGCCAGCTGTTGTTCCGAAAGGTCCCATTGCTATCTTAGGTTTg GGTGGTGGAACTGCAGCTCATCTGATGCTTGACTTATGGCCTTCACTGCAACTTGATGGCTGGGAGATTGATCAAATT TTGATTGATAAAGTGAGAGATTATTTTGGCTTATCTGATCTGGAGAAGAAAACAGAAGATGGCGGGGTTTTAAATATTCATGTTGGTGATGTCTTCGTTCCCTCAAAGGATCTTCACGGAAGATATGCTG GCATTATAGTTGACTTGTTCGCTGATGGAAAAGTTTTACCTCAGCTACAAGAG GTTAGTACATGGTTGCAATTACAAGAGAGGTTGATGGCCAATGGTCGCTTCATGGTAAAttgtggtggtgttggtggtgggCCAAGTGCCACTGGTCCTGAAACTTTGTTAAGTGGTAAATCATGGTTATTAAATCCAGCTATGAAAGCACTATCCGAAGCATTTCCTGGACAA GTAAGTTGGAAGAGAATGCCAAAGGAATATGGTGCCAATTTTATGGCACTAACAGGACCATTGCCTGATTTGAACTCTTGGTCAGCTAGTGTCCCTTCTCCTCTGAGCCAAAGTGTGAAGAATTGGAGACCTTTGTGA
- the LOC114180464 gene encoding uncharacterized protein LOC114180464 isoform X3, producing MGQNGLVLIGMNLRACQLLFRKGGGTAAHLMLDLWPSLQLDGWEIDQILIDKVRDYFGLSDLEKKTEDGGVLNIHVGDVFVPSKDLHGRYAGIIVDLFADGKVLPQLQEVSTWLQLQERLMANGRFMVNCGGVGGGPSATGPETLLSGKSWLLNPAMKALSEAFPGQVSWKRMPKEYGANFMALTGPLPDLNSWSASVPSPLSQSVKNWRPL from the exons ATGGGTCAAAATGGACTTGTTCTTATTGG GATGAATTTGCGAGCTTGCCAGCTGTTGTTCCGAAAG GGTGGTGGAACTGCAGCTCATCTGATGCTTGACTTATGGCCTTCACTGCAACTTGATGGCTGGGAGATTGATCAAATT TTGATTGATAAAGTGAGAGATTATTTTGGCTTATCTGATCTGGAGAAGAAAACAGAAGATGGCGGGGTTTTAAATATTCATGTTGGTGATGTCTTCGTTCCCTCAAAGGATCTTCACGGAAGATATGCTG GCATTATAGTTGACTTGTTCGCTGATGGAAAAGTTTTACCTCAGCTACAAGAG GTTAGTACATGGTTGCAATTACAAGAGAGGTTGATGGCCAATGGTCGCTTCATGGTAAAttgtggtggtgttggtggtgggCCAAGTGCCACTGGTCCTGAAACTTTGTTAAGTGGTAAATCATGGTTATTAAATCCAGCTATGAAAGCACTATCCGAAGCATTTCCTGGACAA GTAAGTTGGAAGAGAATGCCAAAGGAATATGGTGCCAATTTTATGGCACTAACAGGACCATTGCCTGATTTGAACTCTTGGTCAGCTAGTGTCCCTTCTCCTCTGAGCCAAAGTGTGAAGAATTGGAGACCTTTGTGA